The nucleotide sequence TTAAATCAATTATGACTTTAATATACGTGgatatgattaaaaaaaaaaggtaAAGGTATAGCTAAAAGTAAACCGTATAGTACAGTATTTATATGACATTTTCCTAAACTGCGTTTTTTTTGTTTGAGGACGATTAATATGAAATGAAggagtattaaaaataaataatgtgttaaataaaataaaaatattggcCTAAAGAGTTGTTTTCGACAATAAAAAGATGAGCCGTGTCTTTTAACCaacattcttcttcttcttctttacacTTTAATCCTATAACTCTTCTTCATCTTTTTTTAAGTTGTAGCCTCCATTTTATTCTAAAAAAACTATAATTCAAAGTCCAAACAACAAAGGTCAGAAATGCTCAACAAATCAAAAGGCCACGTTGCCATAACGATATTTATTTTTTCATCGGACGGTTGACTGACGCTAACGCACTGTCGGCATCATGAATGACGCTGCGTTAGCAGTGTTTCTCGACGCCAAAATCGCCACATTACCGTTAATTTTTGATTTTAACGCTGCGTTATTTTCAGTCTTATGACGAGAATGAGCCTGATTTGTCAAAGAGCTTAGCAAATTTTTTATTTATCTTTTAATTAAAGTTACCGACAATCCTTATTATAAAGAGAAATAGTGTAATTTGTCAATTTGAGTAATTTTCTCCTTTAATAATCTCTTTAAGTCTCTTTTGTGATGGACAAGTTGTATTGTATGGTATTCGCTAGTGACATAGCATTATTAAAGTATTTTTATTTAATGTACATATTATTGTTGCAAAATATGTGTATCGGAAGGGACATGTTAGctctgtgttgactttgtcaacccatccagcggcccccggtagcccactggagcctggcgaaacaccatcaccaaTTACCCCACAGCATGCCAGGCCCGAAATTCGAACCTGCATTGTTATTGTTgcaatcttcgcatgcgtgggacGAATGGATCATTTAGGCCCGGTAAAAATagtttttgatccaattatttgaAAAATCCTCACTtagtgggaatcgaaccctcacTTCACCTAAGTGAGTGAGTCATTTACCAATTAGGCTATTGGCCATCCTATTTAATGTACATATATTTGTGTACATGTCGAAATTTTTACTACTATGAACTTAGCATATTGGGTCCACAATATCAGTCAAAAACAGTCCACGTGAACTAAACGACAAAAAGTTTCCCCTAAACAAATCATTACAACACCGCCATTCTGCTCTGCTAGTCCTTTTTACTTTTTTCAGCTAGCCGTAGACCGTACTAGTAGTAGTAATCCCCCGACCACCATAAATCAACCTCCACATTTTTTCCCAAATTTTCAAACCCTAAATTACTCTCTGTTTCCAACCGTACAAATTCTTCATCTCCTTACACAATTTCGCGCTAAAATCACAGGTATCATGATCATCTTCATCCAATTGTGatcatttatatcattttttttctcGTTTTATGATTGAAGTTTATTTCGGTAGCGCTAAATTGATTATTGTTTATTGCTTAGCGTATTATTTTTCTTCATCAGATATGTTACCTAAAACTATTTTGTGTTAACTGTCCATAATAGtagaaatttttatttattacagtAAAATTCTAGTAATATAAGTTAAAATTATTGCATGTATTGAACAATATGTacgtatttatttatgtattaatcTATTTATTATGTTGAGATCAATGGTTGATGATCTTTTGTAGATTTTAGGTTTATGCAGTACTGGTTCCTAATCTGTGGATATTCATTTTTAGGAAACTATTATTACAGATGTACTATTTTCCTTGTAAAGGATATGACACGGTACAAAATTTTTAAAAGAATTTACCTTTGTCATTTTCGGTAACGTGATTCGTTTTAAATGTTCGTGTTAGAACCTGCTTTGACACTTAGTTAGCGTTTGTTGACATTCATGGTAGTGGACTAGTTAGTTCTGTTACTAATTGGAGTAATAATTGTGTGAATCTGCGAATTAGGAGTACCTTTTGATGTAGGACGATGAAAGTATAGTATTTTTTTACATTTAGTATGATGAAGCTTTCCAAAGTTCTTACACTGTTCAGTTAACGAATATAGATTCCGAAAACAAGTAATACCTTCATTTTTGGTTTTCTTTATCAGATGAGCTTCTTAGTTAATCTTTAAGCATTGCATTTTTTCTTTTTTGAGATCGTTTTAGGAAAAAGCTATGGATGACCTCTGGGACCCGCCTAATTATCAGGGTTTGTATCTACCTTTATCAAGTTCATTATGTTTGTTCTGTTAAGGTTTCTGTCTATTGAAGTGATCATaatatgatatttttcatcatttcATACTGATGTATCATGTAAATTTTTCGTTGTTTTTCAGAAACTGAAGAGCCTAATTCATTCTGTCTTGCTTATGGTGATTCACTGTCTCATCAcactatgtatttttttttttttttttaaatttcatgaAATTAGTGATTTGAAATCAATAGTTCCACATATTACAAACATCTTCAATGAACTTGTAGATATTTTAGAAGAGACGGCTTTAAATGAGACGAGCTGCATACAAGTTCTCAGTATTTTGATGGGCAAAGCAGATGATGACGTCATCGAACTTGAAGAAGAGCTTATGGAGCTAGTGACCCAACTAGCATGCGCAGATGAAGAATTTTCAGATATGTTCTGTACATCGCTAAGAGTGAAGAGTGATTTCCTTGATCAATCAATAAGGAAACTAAAAGATGGTGCTCATGATTTTTCATTATCAAGCAGGGAACCAGCTGAAAGCTTAGATGATATGCTGAAGTCTCTTTTCTGCTGTTACTCACAAAAGAAAGATCAACAGGTCAAGAATTTGGAACTTACTAAATCTATTGCTCTTCTATCTTTCAATGGACCtcaaccttttttttttctttgcaCTCTGCAGTGTCTCAATACCATTAATTAATTGCATATTATAATTTACTCTGTATATAGTCTATTCCTAGATTTATTCCTTGGGCACGTGGAGTAGGTTAGGTAAATGATAGGTCAGAACAAGTACTGGCTGGAACATGTAGGGTTGGTTGACATGTGAATTCTTCTGTCCATTTTTAGCAATAGTTTATGCATTTATTACAATTAGAAAACTGTCAGTACGTTTACTACACACAAATGAATCAGGAGACCGTATGTAGCGACATTACATTTTGAGCAGAGTTGACCCATCTTAACCTTTAGGAATAAACCATAACAAAATGAGACATTTATAAGTTAATGGGTTGAAGTTTTTTTATATTTATTGTTGGAGTCAAGAATACTTACATATTAGAGGATACCCCAATCCTTACTTTGTTATTTTTTCTTTTTGTGAGTAGCTTTGAGCACTGCCATATAAACTTCACTAGGGCCATAACTTTTAAAAGGTCGGAAATTAATGGAATTACGTGGTAAAATTTTATAGTGTGTTACATATGTATGTGTAACACATGCATACACGGTATCATtgttccttgtgctatatataCATTAAGGCTTGCATCATATAGAAGAGAAACACAATATTTGTTTCTGTTACTATTTCTCTATACTCTGGTAGACAAGTTGCACTGAATCAACACATTTGTGCAAATATTCTCTCTCTTCGCATGCATAGCTGCTAGCTAACAAACTTACTTTTTCTCATGAAATAGCTTTATATGCACAAACTTACTATAGTAGTCATGTTTTCAAAATCTTTATAAGACAAGTTACATGATGCCATCTTCCCTTTCTAGATGTAGTAGGTTATTGTATAAAGGATCTTTTTTTATAACGATTGCACATTAGCTATTCTTGGTCGATATCACCTATATTAAATGCTTTTATCTTGAAGAGATTTCGTTCTTTATGTTTTCCCTTCAATATCAGAAGTTTGCAGATAATACCTCTGTTGCTTCATGTTCCTACCATCAAGTGCACTCAGACGAACTATCCAGGAACAATAAACAAAACAGTGGTTCTTCAAACGCCAATCGTATGGGGAAAAGCACAAACTTGGCTGTCACTCCATTGGAGAAACGTATACTTTCACAGGCCAAAGTTAAGGTTGAAGAACCGAATGCTGATTACCCTGTAAGGGAACTTTCTCGTTTAATAATGCTTTTTCTCATGCTGAACCTTTATTCCTTCTCCCTTAGTTGATACTGCGTTTGTCATTTTTGATGTGATTCTTATATGCAGCGTATGACTCCCGTGTCCGAATATACTTCTGGACATTTTAAGCGCTCCATGCTGGACAAGAACTCAAAATGGAACATAGTTAAAATAAAGAGCCCTATTATTACGACCGATGTTCCAATAAATATGACTGGTAGATGCAAATCTATCTGCCAGAAGTCAAAAACCAAGGGAAATTGGAACGATCAGCTAAAGATGGTCAAGTCCCAGGTAGTTCTTTGTTTTAATTTTATAAGTTATAGATAAATGCAATGAAACTATGCTCTAGAATAAGCTGGAGGATTATACAATGTAAATTACAAATACACCCCTGCATTATAGGCCAACCAGAAAGCTTAGTTCAGTGATCCTTTTTGCTATTGGTCTTAATTAATCACATTTTGCACGGACTTTATACCTAAAAGCTACCAACATTAGTGAACTTTCTTGGCATAAGACCCTTTAGTTAAGGCTATCAGGTTATTTAGGTCCAAATGTCCAATTACCATcttcattttttttaattttaagttttaaataCCATTTTTGTAATCTTCAGCTTCCTAATAAAGAAAACTTTATAGTGAACCTTATATTCTAATGATGCGTAATCAAACATGTGCTCTCAGCTCTATAGCAATTGGTAAAACTGCTTCAACGTCAACGTGTACTGTAATAAAAACAAATCAGTATCAGCACACAGTTCGACTTCTGATAATCTGTTCTGTCCTGTATAAGAAGCTGTACTTTAAGGACCTTAATTAGATATTACATATGTGCTACTAGTTTCACATTGCGTTATTATGTGGATTATAAAGATCTTAAGTAGATATTATGAATGTGTGAAAGTAATTCGTTTGATCTGATTGTGTGCCAGCCCGATGATGATGAAAATATAGACTACACATCCAATTGTTTGGTAGAAGTATCTCAAGAGACCAATGCGAAGCAAAATAATTCCGACGAACTCGGTTTTTATCATGGTAACCCTAATCCAGAAGATAACCAAGAACCAAAAACGTCATTCTCTCAAACTCTATGCTTGGTAGATCCATCTTCGAAACCCAAAACGAACCAAAATGGTACCAAAGAACCGGGTTTTTTTCATGGTAATTCTGACCCGGAAGACAACCGAGAACCAAAAGCAACATTTTCTCAGAGTCCATGCTTGGCAGATCCATCTATGAAACCCAAACCGAAGCCAAATGGTACCAAAGAACTGGGCTTTTTTCATGGTAAATCTGACCCAAATTACCAAGAATCAAAAACCTCACTATCAAAGAGTCTATCTTTACTAGAATCATCTCAAAAACCCAAATTGACAGACAATATTACCAAACAACTGGGTTTTTTTCATGGTAACTATAATTCAAAAAATCACCAAGAACCAAAAGTCTCACTTTCAGAGAGTTTATATTCTACCAAGACTTACAAGAGGCGTAAGCAGAGACTTAGTTCACCATTTCAGATAAGTTCAAGCTCAGTAATATTACTAGAAGAACCCAAACCATTGGCTATAattgatgttgatgttgatgttgatgtgAGTAACTTGCATGATATGGATTATTATACAGTAGAAGATATGAAGGTTATTGCTAGACAACGAAATTTGAGAGGTTATTCTAAGCTTCGCAAAGCAGAACTTGCACACGTACTAGGAATTAAGGTTACTGAAGGTATGTGCCAAGTTTTGATTTTGATGGaactttttattttttctgtatagTGTATATAGAATGAATGCTTTAAAACTTTATAAATAAAGCAATTTAAACTGTTTTATACAATAAAAATACATTTTGGGCAAGATTTTCACCTGTTCAACCTGTTATCCTTTTAGATCTATCAATTTTAACCTGTTAATGAGAACATAACCCAAATCAACCTGTTGATAAGTAAACAGGTTGAAGTTGCCACCTTAGATTTATTACATCATTATTAAGACTTGGTTTGCATTTTGATGCAGGAAGAAGGAGGCAGAAAAGAAAGGAGACACTGTCCAGTTCTAAAGATAAAGGGTGCGCCGTAGATATTGTTTCTTGATGTTATATACGCTTCTTTCATTAGTCCTGAAAATGCTTATACATACATACTGCTACACAACTGAAACAATGAATCAATACTACAATTGACATGATACATATTGCTTAAACTCATAGTTGTCAATATTACTCATTCTCTAATACAATATATATAGTTGCTATTATCAGACTGTAGTGCGCACAGATGATTATGTTTATGTGCAGTTGCTTTGTTTCCGCTCATGCATTTGTAGTTTGTACCATAAAAAGTTTCTATATTACGCGTTCTCGTTGTTTTGTTCAGAATATTATCAAGATTCTCTGATAGTAATGCACATTTGTATAGCTTATAAATGAATGGTACTTGCATGATATCTGAATTCACTGTGATTTATAGCACTTTTTTTCAGGTATAAGAACTAGCTGCTGGTGTTTTAAGTGGAAAGTAAAATTGTAGTGGCAATGAGCAGTGAAAATATTTTTGGGAAGTGACAAGAATGGTAGaaactttttttttttgggtaGTATACAAGTGTGGTATTATAGAATATAGTAACACCCAAAGGTAATCTAGAATCAACTTGTGAACTAGATTAGTAAGGTTGTTAACTATTTCATTCCTTTTTGAACTATGAAACTAAACTTTTGTTTCAAAGGGTAAGAATATCAACTTTCTTTTCTCTTTTGACTGGCATCCCTTTGTCTCCCTTTTAATTTTCTCCTAGCTTTTTCGTAGCTTACAATATATTTTCTTGTAAATAAAGTTTcatctaatacttattttagttagttgcgatttacttAAAATCAAGAGTTATCTAGTTACATTTAATAACGGGTTTGAAAAAGTATGAAGTTGACGCTCGTAAAAGTTAACCAGACATTATCCTGGATATAGCGATATAGCGGAGTAACTAGGGTCCCGCTCCAAATGAGCAGGCGGGGGTCAAGGAGAAGTCACCCCTCGTAGAAAAACACACATTCTCTAATATTCTAATTTGTGGTTTTAATACCAAAAACACAAATTGTCATTCCTCCTGAACTATCCCCGTGAAGATTTCATAGTACCTTGACAATTGTTGAGTTAAAATACTAAAGGTGTTTAAGGGATCAATCTTTTCATACCATGTTTTCTAACAAAAGTTTCTTTCTTTGTTCATGAACATCAAGTTTCTTTCTTTGTTCATGAACATCACTTTTCAAATGCATCGGAATCATATATCGTATTGAAATGTTTTCTCATCATATATCGTATTGAAATGTTTTCTCCCATTAAATATAAAAAGATGTAAAATTTGTCTAAAGACATAAGTTTAAATTGCTAATGATTTAACAGACGCAAAATAATTGATGAAAAATTGCAACACAATACACTTGTCATGTACATTTTTATCTGTTTGTTAGGCATATTTAACATTTAACATTACCCTTTATAATTAAACAAAATACTAGTTAAACTAATACTGATATATGTTGACCGATTGCTAATGAGTGTACTTACGATATCAAACTTCATACGTCCAGTCTAAATATTCGATTAAAATTAGATGCTACAGTTGAAGTATACGTATAATCTACTTACAACTACATCTACATGGGTATAATCTACTTACAACTACATCTACATGGTATAATACATACATATCATATGTTTCTAAAAGACATTCAATTAAGCACGTGTTTTAGAAAACAGTACATATGAATAAAATTTGGATGTTTATAAGAGTTACAATTGATAAATGGGCAGGGGATATAACACTTGAAGGGACGGAGGGTCCGGACCCGAAAACTGTAGCTCCACTTGAATTTGTGGTATTTAAAATGGATGTGCTTGTGCtgcaatatattaattattaagcataattattataattaatataataattactcGAATTTTGACATTTATGTTCCctttttatgtaaataatgttagaGAAGTTTACCTGGTTGCCAGGAATTGACATGTAGTAGAACCTGCGTCAAAGTAAAgtaaatattttataaataaagccAGTGATAAActagtaattgttataataataataataatatagatatggatagtcaattttggtgtatacatatagtcaattttggtacacaaagtatgtatttttatattgagattttaggctataaatactcatgaatgcaagcattaaacttgcaccatttctcacacttacaaagtgtttctttctttctctccattatcatctttgttcttacacttcattattagtattctaaatcaagaatcaaatcactaaaggtagttataagcctactgaattataacatcaagaatcaaaccactaaaggtagttataagcctactgaattataacatcaagaatcaaaccactaaaggtagttataagcctactgaattataacacgttatcagcacgataatcttaatactaaatatggttggctctgccaccaaaatgatatatggtcggttataccaccaaaatgatatatggtcggttataccaccagaatgatataggtcggttataccacctgaaaaaatatatggtcgacactgtcgccaaattttcatttatgtttactaatatttatatttttgttatataacatttatttatgattgcttacacatggtcgacactgtcacctacttatcatttatgttatattaaatttatgtttaatgtttatatacttatgaatataaattgactctaatttatcatgatgtttgttttaatttttgataatagaaaatgtcgaatctggaaaagcttaaatttactcctttagaatcaactggaaacaactacatgccatgggttataaaagtaaaaatgcatcttaaatcaatgggcattcttgaaaccataaatgaaaacaacacttgttctgaaaaagaacaagctacggcatgttgctttattcatcaacatattgatgaatgcttacaaaataattatgtgactgtagaagatccccatgttttatgggaaggtctcaaaagcagattcaataatcaaagagaaattttacttccagctgcaatggaacaatggagaacattaaggttccaagactttaagaaagtaaatgaatacagctcagctctgtataatacatgttcacaacttaaattctgtggacatgaaattagtgatgcagacatgatggagaaaactttctccacaatgaatgctgcaaacatcacagtgcaaagaaatttgagaatgctaaagttcaaaacatatcctgaacttaattcatatctcttagttgcagagcaaaatgatgagctattaatgaaaaatcagcaatcccgtcctactggtacacttgcaatccctgaagcaaatactgcaaataattataaacagggacaaggacgcgggcaaggtcgtggttataataaccatcaccatcatcatgccaaaagccataactatggtagaaaccatccttatggtaatggtaatgggcgtggacgtggtcgtggtcgtggccgtggtggtcaaagaaatagtaatccacgaaaatataaatatcaaccacaaaacaagcccattaaacaagatgttgaagaaaattcttctaaaaattctgaagaatcttgctacagatgtggtagaatgggccactgggctaatacttgccgaacatctaaacatcttgttaagatgtatcaggattcgctgaaaggtaaagaaaaggaagtaaattttgtggataatattgatccaacagtcactgagaaaccatctgatttatatgaagatttcttgaatgtttaagttgtgtgtcttttgaaaaataaacgatttaatatcgtctgtctttgtcattatgtttgctaaatgtttcagtactatctatttgcgtttaaaatattgtgtaatattaatgtactcactatttatttcttatatatgaagttcaatatgaattttgctggaatacaacatcaatcaagtggtggagatctctgtatagcagacagtggaactacacacactatacttaaatccgagaaatattttattgatctaaaaccaacggaaggaactatacatacaatatcaggacctgctaacttgataaaagggataggaaaggcaaatttcatactaccaaatggtacaaaatttttaataaatgatgccttattttctcccaagtcaagcagaaatttattgagtttctccgacatataccttaacgggtatgattatcagtcagtgacaacagaaaatgagaaatatttaagtatcactgacaagagtcatgtggttgaaaaactgccaagacttagttctggattacattatacacatataaatgtaccagaaatacatatggtagttaacgaaaaatatattgatcctggtgtattcagtttatggcataacagattaggccatccaggatcaacaatgatgaaaaggattattgaatgtactcatggacatccactaaaggatagaaaaatccatcatgatacaatggttccatgtacatcttgctctcttggaaaattgataactagaccctcaccacttaaggttgagaaagaatcaccaatgtttcttgaaagaattcaaggtgatatatgtggaccaattcatccaccatgtggaccatttagatatttcatggttctaatagacgcatctagcagatggtctcatgtttgtctgttatcaagccgtaatgtggcatttgcaaaatttcttgcccaaattattaaattgagagctcattttcctgattacaccattaaaagggtgagacttgataatgctggtgaatttacatctcaagcatttaatgactattgcatgtctataggaattgttgttgaacattctgttgctcatgtgcatacacaaaatggtttagccgagtcattgattaaacgtttacagttaatcgctagaccattgataatgagaacaaaactccctgtatctatatggggtcatgcaattttacatgctgctgcattgattcgcatcagaccaagtgcaagtcataaatattcccccctacaacttgcttttggtcaagagccaaatatttcccatcttagaacatttggttgtgcagtgtatgttccaattgcgacaccacaacgtacaaaaatgggtcctcaaaggaggttgggaatatatgttggatatgaaacatcttcaatattaaggtatattgaacctatgacaggtgacgtttttacagcacgttttgctgattgtcattttaatgaaacattgttccctagattagggggagaaatgaaaaataaagaaaatgatgtttcatggtgtgaacctcaattaaagtatcttgatcctcgcacaaaagaatgcgagacagaagttcaaaagataatgcatatacaagaacttgcaaatcaattgcctgatgcatttacagatacaaaaacggtgacaaaatcatatataccagcagtaaatactccagctcgaattgaaattccaaaagctggcaataacgtcactcatgaatctttgccacgtcagaaacgtggaagaccaatcggttcaaaggataaaaatcctcgaaaaagaaaatcagctgataatgaagtaaaagaaagtgttcaagaagaaccacaaatcagtactcctactgcagaggagattgatgatgtcaatacagaaattgcaatcaattatgcatattcaaaaatattatggaaccgaaatgaaatgaaaaatcttgatgagaaattttcatttaatgttgcatatgacatcatgaataatgatgatgatccagaaccaacatctatggttgaatgtcaaaatagacatgattgggctcaatggaaagaagcaatacgagctgaattagaatcactcaataaaagaaaagttttcggatccatcattctcactcctaaagatgtgaaacctgtaggatacagatggatttttgtccgaaaaagaaatgagaaaaatgaagttacaaggtataaagctagacttgtagctcaaggtttttctcaaagaccgggaattgattatgaagaaacttattctcctgttatggatgcaattacttttaggtacttaatcagtctggcagtttctaaaaatttagaaatgcatctcatggatgttgtgactgcttatctatatggatcacttgatagtgatatatatatgaagatacctgaaggatttaaggtaccagaagcatcaaatgcaaaacccaaagaaatgtattcgattaaattacaaagatctttatatgggttaaaacaatcgggacgtatgtggtataaccgattaagtgattacttgataagcaaagggtatacaaataatcttacttgcccttgtgttttcattaagaaaacaacatccggatatgtgatcatagctgtttatgttgatgatcttaacatcataggtacaaataaagagatccatgaagccattcaacttctaaagaaagaatttgaaatgaaagatctcggaaaaaccaagtattgccttggtttacaaattgagcatatgcctaatggtttacttgtacatcaaacaacatatactgaaaagattttgaaacgtttcaatatggacaaggcaaaaccattaagtac is from Rutidosis leptorrhynchoides isolate AG116_Rl617_1_P2 chromosome 10, CSIRO_AGI_Rlap_v1, whole genome shotgun sequence and encodes:
- the LOC139872139 gene encoding uncharacterized protein isoform X1, coding for MTSGTRLIIRKLKSLIHSVLLMVIHCLITLYILEETALNETSCIQVLSILMGKADDDVIELEEELMELVTQLACADEEFSDMFCTSLRVKSDFLDQSIRKLKDGAHDFSLSSREPAESLDDMLKSLFCCYSQKKDQQKFADNTSVASCSYHQVHSDELSRNNKQNSGSSNANRMGKSTNLAVTPLEKRILSQAKVKVEEPNADYPRMTPVSEYTSGHFKRSMLDKNSKWNIVKIKSPIITTDVPINMTGRCKSICQKSKTKGNWNDQLKMVKSQPDDDENIDYTSNCLVEVSQETNAKQNNSDELGFYHGNPNPEDNQEPKTSFSQTLCLVDPSSKPKTNQNGTKEPGFFHGNSDPEDNREPKATFSQSPCLADPSMKPKPKPNGTKELGFFHGKSDPNYQESKTSLSKSLSLLESSQKPKLTDNITKQLGFFHGNYNSKNHQEPKVSLSESLYSTKTYKRRKQRLSSPFQISSSSVILLEEPKPLAIIDVDVDVDVSNLHDMDYYTVEDMKVIARQRNLRGYSKLRKAELAHVLGIKVTEGRRRQKRKETLSSSKDKGCAVDIVS
- the LOC139872139 gene encoding uncharacterized protein isoform X2; the protein is MTSGTRLIIRKLKSLIHSVLLMVIHCLITLYILEETALNETSCIQVLSILMGKADDDVIELEEELMELVTQLACADEEFSDMFCTSLRVKSDFLDQSIRKLKDGAHDFSLSSREPAESLDDMLKSLFCCYSQKKDQQKFADNTSVASCSYHQVHSDELSRNNKQNSGSSNANRMGKSTNLAVTPLEKRILSQAKVKVEEPNADYPRMTPVSEYTSGHFKRSMLDKNSKWNIVKIKSPIITTDVPINMTGRCKSICQKSKTKGNWNDQLKMVKSQPDDDENIDYTSNCLVEVSQETNAKQNNSDELGFYHGNPNPEDNQEPKTSFSQTLCLVDPSSKPKTNQNGTKEPGFFHGNSDPEDNREPKATFSQSPCLADPSMKPKPKPNGTKELGFFHGKSDPNYQESKTSLSKSLSLLESSQKPKLTDNITKQLGFFHGNYNSKNHQEPKVSLSESLYSTKTYKRRKQRLSSPFQISSSSVILLEEPKPLAIIDVDVDVDVSNLHDMDYYTVEDMKVIARQRNLRGYSKLRKAELAHVLGIKVTEGRRRQKRKETLSSSKDKGYKN
- the LOC139872139 gene encoding uncharacterized protein isoform X4 — its product is MGKADDDVIELEEELMELVTQLACADEEFSDMFCTSLRVKSDFLDQSIRKLKDGAHDFSLSSREPAESLDDMLKSLFCCYSQKKDQQKFADNTSVASCSYHQVHSDELSRNNKQNSGSSNANRMGKSTNLAVTPLEKRILSQAKVKVEEPNADYPRMTPVSEYTSGHFKRSMLDKNSKWNIVKIKSPIITTDVPINMTGRCKSICQKSKTKGNWNDQLKMVKSQPDDDENIDYTSNCLVEVSQETNAKQNNSDELGFYHGNPNPEDNQEPKTSFSQTLCLVDPSSKPKTNQNGTKEPGFFHGNSDPEDNREPKATFSQSPCLADPSMKPKPKPNGTKELGFFHGKSDPNYQESKTSLSKSLSLLESSQKPKLTDNITKQLGFFHGNYNSKNHQEPKVSLSESLYSTKTYKRRKQRLSSPFQISSSSVILLEEPKPLAIIDVDVDVDVSNLHDMDYYTVEDMKVIARQRNLRGYSKLRKAELAHVLGIKVTEGRRRQKRKETLSSSKDKGCAVDIVS
- the LOC139872139 gene encoding uncharacterized protein isoform X3, translated to MDDLWDPPNYQETEEPNSFCLAYDILEETALNETSCIQVLSILMGKADDDVIELEEELMELVTQLACADEEFSDMFCTSLRVKSDFLDQSIRKLKDGAHDFSLSSREPAESLDDMLKSLFCCYSQKKDQQKFADNTSVASCSYHQVHSDELSRNNKQNSGSSNANRMGKSTNLAVTPLEKRILSQAKVKVEEPNADYPRMTPVSEYTSGHFKRSMLDKNSKWNIVKIKSPIITTDVPINMTGRCKSICQKSKTKGNWNDQLKMVKSQPDDDENIDYTSNCLVEVSQETNAKQNNSDELGFYHGNPNPEDNQEPKTSFSQTLCLVDPSSKPKTNQNGTKEPGFFHGNSDPEDNREPKATFSQSPCLADPSMKPKPKPNGTKELGFFHGKSDPNYQESKTSLSKSLSLLESSQKPKLTDNITKQLGFFHGNYNSKNHQEPKVSLSESLYSTKTYKRRKQRLSSPFQISSSSVILLEEPKPLAIIDVDVDVDVSNLHDMDYYTVEDMKVIARQRNLRGYSKLRKAELAHVLGIKVTEGRRRQKRKETLSSSKDKGCAVDIVS